A genomic stretch from Desulfotignum balticum DSM 7044 includes:
- a CDS encoding type II toxin-antitoxin system RelE/ParE family toxin has translation MTIVTQRVTLYHMIKSFKHKGLEDFFYTGSKKGILPNHANRLERILDRLNAATEIKDMNYPGSFLHQLSGDKKGLYSVKVSGNWRVFFKFEDGDAYIVNYDDYH, from the coding sequence TTGACAATCGTAACCCAAAGAGTTACGTTATATCACATGATAAAATCATTCAAACATAAAGGATTGGAGGATTTTTTTTATACAGGAAGTAAAAAAGGAATATTACCAAATCATGCAAACAGGCTTGAAAGAATTTTGGATCGATTGAATGCAGCAACAGAAATTAAAGATATGAACTATCCAGGTTCCTTTCTTCATCAATTATCTGGAGACAAGAAAGGGCTCTACTCTGTCAAAGTCTCTGGTAATTGGCGCGTATTCTTCAAATTTGAAGATGGTGATGCCTACATTGTGAACTATGATGATTATCATTGA
- a CDS encoding HigA family addiction module antitoxin, whose product MRKLTRKPTHPGNILREDYLTPLSIKIKDMAEILGISRKTLSKIINARGSITPEMALRLSRAFDTSPDFWLNLQKNFDLWIAEQTSTEWQKVKPFPKHILHGNSTIISEQIA is encoded by the coding sequence ATGAGAAAACTAACAAGAAAACCAACACATCCTGGTAATATTTTAAGGGAAGATTATTTAACACCTCTTTCTATTAAAATTAAAGATATGGCCGAAATTCTTGGCATTTCAAGAAAAACCCTGTCCAAAATAATCAACGCAAGAGGTTCTATTACACCGGAAATGGCCTTACGACTTTCTCGAGCTTTTGATACTTCTCCAGATTTTTGGCTAAATCTACAAAAAAATTTCGATTTATGGATTGCAGAACAAACCTCAACTGAATGGCAAAAAGTTAAACCTTTTCCCAAACATATATTGCACGGAAACTCAACTATTATCAGCGAACAAATCGCTTGA
- a CDS encoding type I restriction enzyme endonuclease domain-containing protein, with amino-acid sequence MDVDRIICHDAHEASARAVAELEDYRLKAIAQNLVKAVRKSVVIDWTVKEVVHLKIRFLVTRVLRRLGYPTDKQGKTTQNLLQHAELSGCAWAEEAA; translated from the coding sequence ATGGATGTAGATAGAATCATTTGTCACGATGCTCATGAGGCCAGCGCCAGAGCTGTTGCGGAGCTGGAGGACTATAGGCTGAAAGCCATAGCTCAAAACCTCGTCAAAGCCGTTAGAAAGAGCGTCGTAATCGATTGGACGGTCAAGGAGGTTGTCCACCTCAAGATTCGATTCCTAGTAACGCGCGTCCTTCGCAGGCTCGGCTATCCGACCGACAAGCAGGGAAAGACAACCCAGAACTTGCTCCAGCACGCGGAATTATCAGGCTGTGCTTGGGCAGAGGAGGCAGCATGA
- a CDS encoding DUF6602 domain-containing protein, whose protein sequence is MSSSPHPSRLQGEEFLQTAFQREQEKLFVNLHSSDPIVHNGDRGEVNEEHFADAFRHYLPARYTVEKAAILDSEGNTSDSIDLVVFDRQYTPTLLDSDKHRYVPAEAVYAVFECKPTVNKDYLEYAADKAASVRRLKRTSVPIQHAGGTYPAKKHFDIIAGLLALDIGWRDGFGDAFRATHQTLEEERRIDSGLAVSGHAFDVFQGGYAYSLCEGNNALVFFLFRLLNKLQSLGTVPAIDWNAYAERLSRTRQKED, encoded by the coding sequence ATGAGTTCCAGTCCACACCCGAGTCGATTGCAGGGGGAAGAGTTTCTTCAGACCGCCTTCCAGCGGGAACAGGAGAAGCTATTCGTAAATCTGCATTCATCAGACCCAATTGTGCATAATGGTGATCGTGGGGAAGTGAATGAAGAGCACTTTGCTGATGCCTTCCGACATTACCTGCCAGCACGGTATACGGTAGAGAAAGCTGCCATTCTAGACAGCGAAGGCAATACTTCCGATTCAATAGATCTCGTCGTCTTTGACAGACAATATACCCCAACATTGCTGGATTCTGACAAGCACAGATACGTTCCTGCTGAGGCAGTCTATGCCGTCTTTGAATGCAAGCCGACAGTGAACAAAGACTATCTTGAGTATGCGGCAGACAAGGCTGCATCAGTTCGTAGGCTGAAAAGAACTAGTGTCCCCATTCAGCATGCGGGAGGGACCTATCCAGCGAAGAAGCACTTCGACATTATAGCGGGGTTGCTGGCGCTTGATATCGGATGGAGAGATGGTTTTGGGGATGCTTTTCGTGCGACCCACCAGACACTTGAAGAAGAGCGTCGCATTGACTCTGGGCTCGCTGTCTCGGGTCACGCATTCGACGTTTTTCAGGGCGGCTATGCCTATTCTCTTTGCGAGGGCAACAACGCTTTGGTCTTCTTTCTCTTCAGGCTGCTCAACAAACTGCAATCCCTCGGAACTGTGCCTGCCATTGACTGGAATGCTTACGCGGAGCGTTTGTCCCGTACACGACAAAAGGAGGACTAA
- a CDS encoding cyclic GMP-AMP synthase DncV-like nucleotidyltransferase, translating to MYDYSDQINSFHGDKVVLSKKLSGNLTSHRTANENRLIKRLPELKNGVKVSRSSFKSQGSFAMRTIIQTKFSDEEYDIDDGLVLWRSDIEDEDGNDMTSSDAKELIREALKDSRFKQQPKTKTNCVRVFYADEDEEKHHVDFPVYRKWETAVSDDVTTHRELAGGDGWVESDPTRVNSWFENEISSRNSAAAESGTQMRQCLRLLKRFCRSRSYWDMPNGMKLTMLTVECFESGERIDSVFRDLLDSLHSRLLDNLEVENLADEDFPRQKLTRTSSDENMIELRDRLEEALGKLEVLDDDDCTKKKARQAWDWVFKSDGYFDDYDGDDDDDDGSGESSGTKKGIATSTPNKAVDPKGGGRFG from the coding sequence ATGTATGACTACAGCGATCAGATTAATTCTTTCCATGGGGACAAAGTAGTTCTCTCCAAAAAACTTTCGGGCAACCTCACTTCCCACCGAACTGCGAATGAGAATCGCTTGATAAAACGGCTACCAGAGCTGAAGAATGGCGTCAAAGTCAGTCGTAGCTCGTTCAAGAGTCAGGGGTCTTTCGCGATGCGGACCATTATCCAAACCAAGTTCTCCGACGAGGAGTACGACATTGATGACGGGCTGGTTCTCTGGCGATCCGATATAGAAGATGAAGACGGAAACGATATGACGTCAAGCGATGCCAAGGAGTTGATCAGGGAAGCGTTGAAGGACTCCCGTTTCAAACAACAACCCAAGACTAAGACAAACTGTGTGCGTGTCTTCTATGCAGATGAGGATGAAGAGAAGCATCATGTAGACTTCCCCGTTTACCGCAAATGGGAAACAGCGGTAAGCGACGATGTCACAACACATCGCGAGCTAGCCGGGGGTGACGGATGGGTCGAGTCTGATCCCACCAGAGTGAACTCTTGGTTCGAAAATGAGATCTCCAGTCGCAACTCGGCCGCCGCAGAGTCGGGTACACAGATGAGGCAGTGTCTCCGACTGCTGAAAAGGTTCTGTCGCAGCAGATCCTATTGGGATATGCCGAATGGAATGAAGCTTACCATGCTGACCGTTGAATGCTTTGAGTCTGGAGAGCGCATCGACTCTGTCTTTCGAGATCTTCTCGACTCCCTGCATTCAAGACTACTGGACAATCTTGAGGTAGAGAATCTGGCAGATGAGGATTTTCCGCGACAGAAACTGACAAGAACATCCTCAGATGAGAACATGATTGAACTTCGGGATCGTCTTGAGGAAGCACTTGGGAAGCTGGAAGTGTTGGATGACGATGATTGCACAAAGAAGAAGGCCCGTCAAGCGTGGGATTGGGTCTTCAAGAGCGACGGCTATTTCGATGATTATGATGGTGATGACGATGACGATGATGGATCGGGCGAATCATCAGGAACGAAGAAGGGCATTGCAACATCAACCCCAAATAAGGCTGTTGATCCAAAGGGAGGAGGGCGATTCGGATAA
- a CDS encoding ThiF family adenylyltransferase, giving the protein MNPRTLLNKRHQDALDLLASALQRDSAYEKLTGPDLASYSSEPIAGWMTTVCIKGAEIRLDVVITGTFPDDPPSIYIADRGIDLFLKNPHVEENGKICTISDSAAVDANWPVELFRYSVDAAVDILTNEITQDFLDEFTSYWSRSQGKKRREFFVVEPPSSLGKDATAVICGERILIGASYESVRQWAEHNGEKLDHLSTAGACHVVRFSSPLLPRDYPNTIADLRKLLRSNGATQALSLDRHLCKSNDLLAILFVQSTPHGDALAGILTKGYGLSRDRKLSDGFRLGHVPKSLLFARAAAKLQNGLLERANAQRVDHEWIHTRGGVGTEMFGASVCLIGCGSLGSYVAHLLAKAGIGRITLIDSQLMEWENVGRHLLGASDIGTSKAEALRIRIQRDLPHLSVEAIPRDWRAWAKECDDPFGGFDLVVSTIADWRHERSLNLLARSLDFPPVVFGWLEPFALAGHALTVTGGGGCLECGMNGFGQFEKRVLVLEDGTLKKEPGGCAYYQEYGPMRLVPCATLVAEAVVRALTGPVDASEISTLIGDLSLLSDCGGRLSKAWEKKLNPQLTEQIIIQKWTINPTCQLCSV; this is encoded by the coding sequence TTGAACCCTCGAACGCTCTTAAATAAGCGGCATCAAGACGCTCTGGATTTACTGGCTTCTGCGTTGCAGCGAGACTCGGCTTACGAAAAGTTAACGGGACCAGATCTGGCATCGTATAGCTCCGAACCGATTGCAGGCTGGATGACGACAGTGTGCATCAAGGGCGCAGAGATACGTCTCGATGTGGTCATTACAGGTACTTTTCCTGACGATCCCCCATCCATTTACATAGCGGATAGAGGTATTGACCTCTTCCTCAAGAATCCGCATGTTGAAGAAAATGGTAAGATATGCACGATCTCCGATTCTGCTGCCGTAGATGCAAACTGGCCTGTTGAATTGTTCCGATATTCTGTGGACGCTGCCGTTGATATTCTGACGAATGAGATCACGCAGGATTTTTTAGACGAGTTCACATCGTATTGGTCTCGGTCTCAAGGCAAAAAGAGACGGGAATTTTTCGTTGTAGAACCACCCTCATCGCTTGGCAAGGATGCAACTGCGGTCATCTGTGGAGAAAGAATTCTCATCGGGGCATCTTACGAGTCAGTTCGACAATGGGCCGAGCATAACGGCGAAAAACTAGACCACCTTAGCACTGCAGGAGCCTGTCATGTGGTCCGCTTCAGCTCTCCACTTCTGCCGAGAGATTACCCAAATACAATAGCTGATCTGCGGAAACTGCTAAGATCGAACGGCGCAACGCAAGCACTCTCTTTGGACCGCCATCTCTGCAAATCAAACGATTTACTTGCCATACTGTTCGTCCAGAGCACCCCTCACGGAGACGCTCTGGCGGGTATACTGACCAAGGGATACGGTCTGTCGCGTGATCGCAAGCTGTCGGATGGCTTCAGATTGGGACATGTGCCGAAAAGTCTTCTATTCGCGCGAGCGGCGGCAAAACTTCAGAATGGCTTGCTAGAGAGAGCAAATGCGCAGAGGGTAGACCACGAATGGATTCATACGCGTGGTGGTGTCGGAACTGAGATGTTCGGAGCATCTGTTTGTTTAATTGGATGCGGATCACTTGGGAGCTACGTAGCACATTTATTGGCGAAAGCGGGGATCGGGCGCATCACCTTGATTGATTCGCAGTTGATGGAATGGGAGAACGTAGGACGACATCTGCTGGGTGCCTCAGACATTGGCACCAGTAAAGCTGAAGCTCTCAGAATACGCATTCAGCGAGACCTTCCTCACCTCTCGGTAGAAGCTATTCCACGAGACTGGCGAGCATGGGCAAAGGAATGCGATGATCCCTTCGGCGGCTTTGATCTAGTCGTCTCGACCATTGCAGATTGGCGACATGAAAGGAGCCTTAACTTGCTCGCTCGGTCGTTAGATTTTCCTCCTGTCGTATTTGGATGGCTGGAGCCGTTTGCTCTTGCAGGGCATGCCTTAACTGTAACAGGGGGCGGGGGATGCCTGGAATGCGGAATGAACGGCTTCGGACAGTTTGAGAAACGAGTGCTTGTGCTTGAGGATGGAACCCTGAAAAAAGAGCCGGGAGGTTGCGCCTACTACCAGGAATATGGTCCGATGCGCTTGGTTCCCTGCGCCACATTGGTAGCTGAAGCTGTTGTTAGGGCGTTGACGGGGCCAGTGGATGCATCCGAAATTTCTACGCTAATAGGTGATTTGAGTCTGCTATCGGATTGCGGGGGGAGATTGTCGAAAGCATGGGAGAAGAAACTGAACCCACAACTAACTGAACAGATCATCATTCAGAAGTGGACTATCAACCCCACCTGTCAGCTATGCTCAGTCTGA
- a CDS encoding Mov34/MPN/PAD-1 family protein codes for MLGSGQTLVFSPKALKVFEKYRQISRSQPESGGLLFAKFDMPVIKIDIATPPQPEDRKSRFLFVSNPDTRRTIVRRYFRKGLHFIGEWHTHPQSEPTPSGLDVNSMKELFRQSVHELNYFVMVIIGNRTDNLSLWVSLHDATDMYQLSPCGSTDQSCNLTFAALRYRILGKYVGQESKSIK; via the coding sequence GTGCTCGGCTCCGGTCAGACCCTCGTCTTCTCGCCCAAGGCGCTCAAGGTCTTCGAGAAGTATCGACAGATCAGTCGTTCACAACCAGAGTCTGGTGGTCTCTTGTTTGCGAAGTTTGATATGCCTGTAATCAAGATCGATATTGCGACACCACCTCAGCCTGAGGACCGCAAAAGCCGCTTTCTCTTTGTCAGCAATCCAGATACTCGTCGAACTATTGTGAGGAGATACTTCCGTAAAGGACTGCATTTTATAGGTGAATGGCACACCCACCCTCAAAGCGAACCTACGCCTTCAGGACTGGATGTAAATTCCATGAAAGAGTTGTTTCGCCAGTCAGTACATGAACTCAACTATTTCGTGATGGTTATCATCGGCAATCGTACGGACAACCTGTCCCTATGGGTCAGCTTGCATGATGCAACCGACATGTACCAGCTTAGTCCGTGTGGAAGCACAGATCAGTCCTGTAATCTGACTTTCGCGGCTCTAAGGTATCGAATTCTTGGGAAATATGTAGGGCAAGAAAGTAAGTCTATAAAGTGA
- a CDS encoding Shedu anti-phage system protein SduA domain-containing protein, translating to MLNKTELTDNEIDALVQEFCAILNSDAPPGKKKELVIQDFLELHSELIPTPNLLNHRLHFNAILSQFPIDTSLVADYVYLTKSSDTWRITFVELEVPDKRFFSSNKKQVDTSSAFNKALSQIRSWQVFLEEHKDEVMRRLEPIWYPLNMRKNPVTFEFQLIIGRSAEKNSHQSKLATLKKIREESSVEIMTYDTLISYFKNGPRYKKNILALTKDKYRFKHLHVEPHHVFSYVPADSLILTSDQKAELQARGYEIEEWEAGEQLTVNGRVTKKTADGVQGKSGLSGVAEL from the coding sequence TTGCTAAACAAAACTGAGCTAACTGATAATGAAATTGATGCTTTGGTACAGGAATTTTGTGCCATCCTCAATTCTGATGCCCCGCCTGGTAAAAAAAAGGAATTGGTAATTCAAGATTTTCTTGAACTACATTCTGAGCTCATACCCACTCCGAATCTGCTTAACCATCGGCTTCACTTCAATGCCATCTTGTCGCAGTTTCCGATAGACACCTCTTTGGTTGCAGATTATGTGTATCTAACCAAGAGTTCAGATACTTGGCGAATCACATTCGTCGAGCTTGAGGTGCCAGACAAAAGATTTTTTTCGTCCAACAAGAAGCAGGTAGACACTTCATCTGCTTTTAACAAGGCGCTATCTCAAATTCGTTCTTGGCAGGTGTTCTTGGAGGAACATAAAGACGAGGTCATGCGGCGACTCGAGCCAATCTGGTATCCATTAAACATGCGGAAGAATCCCGTCACATTTGAGTTTCAACTAATAATCGGCAGGTCTGCCGAGAAGAATTCCCATCAATCTAAGCTGGCAACGCTGAAGAAGATCAGAGAGGAATCCAGCGTTGAGATCATGACATACGATACTCTTATAAGCTATTTCAAGAACGGGCCAAGGTACAAGAAGAACATCCTTGCACTCACAAAAGACAAGTATCGCTTTAAACATCTGCATGTCGAACCCCACCATGTATTTAGCTATGTTCCTGCGGATTCATTGATTCTTACGTCAGACCAGAAAGCAGAACTTCAAGCGCGGGGATATGAAATTGAGGAATGGGAAGCTGGCGAACAACTAACAGTAAACGGTCGTGTCACCAAGAAAACCGCTGATGGTGTCCAAGGCAAGAGCGGGTTGAGTGGTGTTGCTGAGTTATAA
- a CDS encoding type II toxin-antitoxin system HicA family toxin, which yields MKRKHQKTLEQIFSRPVSGNIKWSDVESLFQGLGAKIKEREGSRIGVVLFGEIQVFHRPHPSPATDKGAVSSIRKWLERNGVKP from the coding sequence ATGAAGCGAAAACACCAAAAAACCTTGGAGCAGATTTTTTCACGACCTGTCAGTGGGAATATTAAATGGTCTGATGTTGAATCTCTATTTCAAGGTTTAGGTGCTAAAATTAAAGAGAGAGAAGGCTCAAGAATCGGTGTTGTTCTGTTTGGTGAGATTCAAGTTTTTCATAGACCTCATCCGTCACCTGCCACCGACAAAGGAGCAGTTTCAAGTATTCGAAAATGGTTGGAAAGAAATGGGGTGAAGCCATGA
- a CDS encoding type II toxin-antitoxin system HicB family antitoxin: MMNIMNIEGYKAIIKYDPVLDKFRGEFIGLNGGADFYATTIEELKKEGRISLNVFLEMCKEEGLNPNKEYSGTFNLRVPPDLHAQIAARAAAEGKSLNKCVTDLLGDAVHSQ; encoded by the coding sequence ATGATGAATATTATGAATATAGAAGGCTATAAGGCCATCATTAAATACGATCCGGTTTTAGATAAATTCCGGGGAGAGTTTATTGGGCTGAATGGTGGTGCTGATTTTTATGCAACCACCATCGAAGAACTCAAAAAAGAGGGCAGGATATCTCTAAACGTGTTTCTTGAAATGTGCAAAGAGGAAGGTCTCAATCCAAATAAAGAATATTCCGGTACATTTAATTTGCGGGTTCCACCGGACCTGCATGCACAGATTGCAGCAAGGGCTGCTGCAGAGGGCAAGAGCCTTAATAAATGTGTAACAGACCTGCTGGGAGATGCTGTCCATTCTCAATAA
- a CDS encoding type I restriction-modification system subunit M, whose product MNQAVHNKNVSFIWSIADDCLRDIYVRGKYRDVILPMVVLRRLDSLLEPTKEKVLEEVTFQKDDMGLVELDEKGLQDAAGYVFYNISKWTLKSLFATATNNQQILQANVEDYLAGFSANVKEIIEKFNLKTQIRHMAAKDVLLDVLEKFTSPYLNLTPHDKLDPDGNLMPALTNLGMGYVFEELIRKFNEENNEEAGEHFTPREVIELMTRLVFEPVKDRLPVVMTIYDPACGSGGMLTESQNFIADKKGQIRATGDVYLYGKEINDETYAICKSDMMIKGNDPKNIRPGSTLSTDEFASSRFDFMLSNPPYGKSWASEVKFIKDGAAVIDPRFKVVLKDYRHQPQPVDAVPRTSDGQLLFLMEMISKMKELSESTAGSRIASVHNGSSLFTGDAGSGESNIRRHIIENDLLEAIIQLPNNLFYNTGITTYIWLLSNNKQPHRKGKVQLIDASRVFRKLRKNLGNKNCEFSPDHIREIVTCFLAMDIKEPEQDENKNNTGIAAKVFENSDFGYYKVAIERPDRRKARISPDRTAPLRFDRTLAESMQWIYEQFGDAVYTPGTLADNEKQILGFCEDSGIALNGRNRKKLFSLDTWTRQLKLVAAAQKLMEKIGSDEWDDFNRFEKAVDSALKTQKIRLSATEKKAILNAVSWYDETARRVIKKKVKLSGDKLDRLLEHLGCEESALPDFGYYPTDKTGVYLTYEPCTDLRDHESVPLKDDIHGFFKKEVAPHVPDAWINLDSVKIGYEVSFNKYFYHHKPLRSMEAVAADILDLEQQAEGLIADILGVDVATVSAVDND is encoded by the coding sequence ATGAACCAAGCTGTGCACAATAAGAACGTATCATTTATCTGGTCTATTGCTGACGACTGCCTCAGAGATATTTATGTCCGTGGCAAATACCGGGATGTTATTTTGCCCATGGTGGTCTTACGGCGGCTGGACAGTCTTTTGGAGCCCACCAAGGAAAAGGTGCTTGAGGAAGTGACTTTCCAGAAAGACGACATGGGGCTGGTGGAACTGGATGAAAAAGGGCTGCAGGATGCGGCAGGATATGTATTCTACAACATCAGCAAATGGACCTTGAAAAGCCTTTTTGCCACGGCCACCAACAACCAGCAGATCCTCCAGGCCAATGTGGAGGATTACCTGGCTGGTTTTTCAGCCAACGTCAAAGAGATCATTGAAAAATTCAACCTCAAAACACAGATCCGCCACATGGCAGCCAAGGACGTGCTGCTGGATGTCCTGGAAAAATTCACCTCCCCTTACCTGAACCTGACCCCCCATGACAAGCTGGACCCGGACGGCAATCTGATGCCCGCCTTAACCAACCTGGGCATGGGATATGTCTTTGAAGAACTGATCAGAAAATTCAACGAAGAAAACAATGAAGAGGCTGGCGAGCATTTCACACCCAGAGAAGTGATCGAGCTGATGACCCGGCTGGTGTTTGAACCGGTAAAAGACAGGCTTCCCGTTGTCATGACCATTTATGATCCAGCCTGCGGGTCCGGCGGCATGCTCACCGAATCCCAGAATTTTATTGCGGATAAAAAAGGACAGATCCGGGCCACGGGGGATGTGTATCTTTACGGCAAAGAGATCAACGATGAAACCTATGCCATCTGCAAATCCGATATGATGATCAAGGGAAATGACCCCAAAAATATCCGCCCCGGGTCCACCCTGTCCACGGATGAGTTTGCTTCCAGCCGGTTTGATTTCATGTTGTCCAATCCACCCTACGGGAAAAGCTGGGCCAGTGAAGTAAAATTTATCAAGGACGGGGCAGCTGTCATTGATCCGCGGTTTAAGGTCGTTCTCAAAGATTATCGGCATCAGCCGCAGCCTGTGGATGCTGTTCCGCGCACCAGCGACGGTCAGCTTTTGTTTCTGATGGAAATGATCAGCAAGATGAAGGAACTTTCCGAAAGTACGGCAGGTTCCCGGATTGCATCGGTCCACAACGGCTCCAGCCTGTTTACCGGGGATGCCGGTTCCGGCGAAAGCAATATCCGCCGGCACATCATTGAAAATGATCTTTTGGAAGCCATAATCCAGCTTCCCAACAACCTGTTCTACAACACCGGCATCACCACCTATATCTGGCTGCTGTCCAACAACAAGCAGCCCCATCGAAAGGGAAAGGTCCAGCTCATAGATGCCTCCCGGGTTTTCAGGAAACTGAGAAAAAACCTGGGCAACAAGAACTGTGAATTCTCCCCGGATCATATCCGGGAGATTGTCACCTGTTTTCTTGCCATGGACATCAAAGAACCGGAACAGGACGAAAACAAAAACAATACCGGCATTGCCGCCAAAGTGTTTGAAAACAGTGATTTCGGATATTACAAGGTGGCCATTGAGCGGCCGGACCGCAGAAAGGCCCGGATTTCACCAGACCGGACAGCACCCCTGCGGTTTGACAGAACCCTGGCAGAATCCATGCAATGGATCTATGAACAGTTCGGGGATGCCGTCTACACTCCCGGCACCTTGGCTGACAATGAAAAACAGATTCTGGGGTTTTGTGAGGACAGCGGTATTGCCCTGAACGGCAGAAACCGCAAAAAACTGTTCAGCCTCGATACCTGGACCAGGCAATTGAAACTGGTGGCGGCGGCCCAGAAACTCATGGAGAAGATCGGGTCGGATGAATGGGACGATTTCAACCGGTTTGAAAAAGCAGTGGACAGCGCCTTGAAAACACAGAAAATAAGACTGTCTGCCACGGAAAAAAAGGCTATCCTCAATGCCGTGTCCTGGTATGATGAAACCGCCCGCAGGGTCATTAAAAAGAAGGTCAAACTCTCCGGCGACAAACTGGACAGGCTGCTGGAGCATCTGGGATGCGAAGAATCCGCCCTGCCCGACTTCGGATATTATCCCACAGACAAAACAGGGGTGTATCTCACCTATGAGCCCTGCACAGATCTTCGGGACCATGAATCCGTCCCCCTCAAAGATGACATCCACGGTTTTTTCAAAAAAGAAGTAGCCCCCCATGTTCCTGACGCCTGGATTAATCTGGATTCGGTCAAGATCGGCTATGAGGTCAGCTTCAACAAGTATTTCTACCACCACAAGCCCCTGCGGTCCATGGAAGCGGTGGCAGCCGATATCCTGGATTTGGAACAACAGGCGGAAGGATTGATCGCCGATATCCTGGGCGTAGATGTGGCAACCGTATCCGCGGTGGACAATGACTGA
- a CDS encoding restriction endonuclease subunit S, whose amino-acid sequence MTEIKKLMPGYEAYKDSGVEWIGEIPAHWDKIRLKFSSEMITSNVDKNISNFEIPVKLCNYVDVYKNTYITNHIPFMEVTAAKEEIKRYILQKNDVLITKDSEDWLDIGVPALVTHEEPKLLCGYHLAILRAHHYIIGTFLHWALLAKYNRIQFSTQANGITRFGISQGVIKNIWLVFPTIQEQIFIANFLEHKTRKIDQTVAIKEKQIRLLKERKQILIQNAVTKGLHPDVPMRDSGVEWIGDIPHHWDIVANRTLFNERVEPGKDGLPLLSVSIHSGISDDEVSEEDNVRGRVKIEDKTKYNLVEPNDIVFNMMRAWQGAIGSSRIKGMVSPAYIVAEPKGEIFSPYFEYQYRCPIFIAQMDRFSKGITDFRKRLYWHEFKQLLTVRPPINEQKAIVSHIQAQSGKIDKAVDIQEQMIEKLKEYKATLINSAVTGKIKVPQTGEAKAVV is encoded by the coding sequence ATGACTGAAATAAAGAAATTGATGCCCGGATATGAGGCTTATAAGGATTCCGGGGTGGAGTGGATCGGGGAGATTCCGGCGCATTGGGATAAGATACGCCTGAAATTTTCATCAGAAATGATAACAAGCAATGTTGATAAGAACATTAGCAACTTTGAGATTCCGGTTAAACTCTGTAATTACGTTGACGTTTATAAAAACACATACATAACAAATCATATCCCTTTCATGGAAGTAACAGCAGCAAAGGAAGAAATAAAGCGGTACATACTCCAGAAAAATGATGTATTAATAACGAAAGATTCTGAAGACTGGTTGGATATTGGAGTTCCTGCCTTGGTAACGCATGAAGAACCAAAGCTTTTATGTGGTTACCATCTTGCAATTTTGAGAGCACATCATTATATCATTGGAACTTTTTTGCACTGGGCGTTATTAGCAAAGTATAATCGTATCCAATTTAGTACCCAAGCTAACGGAATCACACGTTTTGGAATTTCTCAGGGGGTCATTAAAAATATTTGGTTAGTTTTTCCAACGATTCAAGAACAAATCTTCATCGCAAACTTCCTCGAACATAAAACCCGAAAAATTGACCAGACCGTCGCCATCAAGGAAAAACAGATCCGGCTCCTTAAAGAACGCAAACAGATCCTGATCCAGAATGCCGTCACCAAAGGTCTTCATCCTGATGTTCCCATGCGTGATTCAGGTGTGGAATGGATTGGGGATATACCACATCATTGGGATATTGTTGCCAATCGGACCCTATTCAACGAACGTGTTGAACCTGGGAAAGATGGTCTGCCTTTGCTGTCTGTATCCATCCACTCCGGAATCTCCGATGATGAGGTGAGTGAAGAAGACAATGTTCGCGGAAGGGTTAAAATCGAGGACAAAACCAAATATAACCTTGTCGAACCAAATGATATTGTTTTTAACATGATGCGGGCGTGGCAGGGGGCCATTGGTTCTTCCAGGATTAAAGGGATGGTCAGCCCTGCCTATATAGTTGCAGAACCAAAGGGAGAGATATTTTCCCCTTATTTTGAATATCAGTATCGTTGCCCGATATTTATTGCGCAGATGGACAGGTTTTCAAAAGGGATTACAGATTTTAGAAAACGGCTTTATTGGCACGAGTTTAAGCAGCTATTAACCGTGCGGCCACCCATAAATGAACAAAAAGCCATCGTGTCCCACATCCAGGCCCAGTCCGGAAAAATTGACAAGGCCGTTGACATTCAGGAACAGATGATTGAAAAACTCAAAGAATACAAGGCCACGCTGATCAATTCAGCCGTCACCGGAAAAATCAAGGTGCCGCAGACTGGAGAAGCCAAAGCAGTGGTATGA